The Stieleria maiorica genome includes the window CGGTGCCATCGGGCCGAGTGAATCACTCGGAGGTGGTTGAGGGTGGCGATCCCTCCACAGCTGCGACGCTCGGTCGAGTTACTTGCCCTTACTCATGAGAACACTCCTTACCGATGAGTAGTCCTTCGGCCGTTGAGATCCATTTCCACGACTCCTCGATGGTCGTGTCGCCTTCGCTGAAGGTGATCAATCGCCGAAAATCTGCGGGACAAATTTCGTCCCGGGTGAGCGCCGAATTGGACCAGCCGCGTGAGTGTCTGGTAACCGACGTGGTCATCGACCTGGGACAGGTGACATGGATCAGCAGCGCAGGACTAAACGAGCTGATTCGATTGCAGGCCCAGTCGCGTGCCAGTGGCGTGAATCTTCGACTGCGTTCGCTGAGCGAAACCGTGCGTGATGTTTTTCGAATCACCCGTCTGGAGCGGATGTTCGAGTTTGAAGGACTTGGCGACGACGAATTCGCGGTCGCTGCCCCGACGGCGGAAATCGAGGGGGCTGCGGCGGCCCAAGCCACGGTTTCGGTTTAGATCGAGGGCACACCGGTGCCAGCGGTCAAACAAAATGAGCCCTTATTTCATCGGCAATGGTTCGGCAGTGAATCGTGACGCCGTCTCCGGTGGTCCGATCAGTTGCCAATAGGTCTCGTTGCCCTGCGGTCGGGGGACCAGTTGTGGACGCTGGGGCGCCGGCAACCGATTGCGGACCAACAGGAAAAGGTCTTGCAACATCGACGGTGTGTCGCCGTAGTAGCTGTGTCCGAGCAGGCTGAGGTCGATCCCACTGACGTCGATGGTTTCGATCCCCGGGACGACTACGATGTCGTCTCCGCTTTCGCCGGCGCGGGGGTACCCGTGGACTTGTTTCGATGCGATCAAGGCTTGGTCGTCCGAGGAGGCGTAGAGGGTGACGTGGTCGGCGATGGAGGTCAGCGCCGGAGCCAAATCGCGGCGAAATCGATCGGCGTCGACATCCGGAGCGGCCAACACGACACGGTCAAAGAGTCTGGCGTGATCGTCACCCGAGGCGCGTTGTTCCCAACCGATTTCAACCATCGCCCCCGTCGTCGGGCGATTACCCATGCTGTGGGCCACGACGTTGATCGAACGGGCGCCGCTTTCCTGGGCCAAATCGAGCAGGAACTGTTTCAAGTGCGACTGTGTCCAGGCGGCATTGTTTTCATCGATGGTGTAGCCCAACAGCGTGCCTTGGCTGGGCCAGCTGTAGCAGACCGGAACGCCTTCGAACGGCAGGTCGACGGCGATCTGTGCGGTTCGCCGGATCGCGGATTGAAAGTCGACGTTGTAGCCGTGCACGAAGACCAGCAGATCTTGTCGAGGCGACAACGCCACCGTGTCGGCCAATTGCCGGTGGAAATCGGTTTCGGACAGCTCGACCGCACTGGTCAAGACGATGTGGTCTTGTTGATTCTCGCGGACTTCGAAACGCAGCAAACTGGGACGCTCGACCACGCCGCGTTGGTGCGTGTCCGGCACCGTCACCTTGGCGATCCCTTTGACCAAGCTTCCCCGGTCGCCGTTGTAGGTCACGCCGTGTTTTTCAATGTTCGCGGTTCCCGAGAGCAGGACGACCGACGCGGCGGCCAGCGACACGCTGCCGAAGGCGGCGAATCCGAGGGCGACTTGCGACCGGCGGCGCAGGAGATTGAGTCCCGAAAGCGCCAGGAAGACGATCGCCGACCCGCCCAGTAACACCAGTGCGTCGCGGTTGCCGGTGATGTTGTAGGCGGACAGGGGAACCGAATCACGCTGCCGGTCGGTGGCGTAGTAGACGGCGACCGTTGCAAAGGCTTGGCCGGCGTCATGCGTCGCGCCGGCCGGTAGCGATCCGAAGGGGCCGGTCGCCGCCCTATCGGGTTCTGGTCCGGGTGATTCGGATTCGATCGCGGGTTCCCCCGACATCGGAGACTCCATGGCCATGGCGGGCGGGGGCGGCCCCGGCAGGAACGGTGCAAGGGGCTCCTGCAACTGGTCGGGTTGGCCGGAACGGTCGGGTGAAGCGGTGGCAGGATCGGGGATCGCCTCGGCGACCTCGGTTTCTTGTTCGATGCGCTCTGCGATGGCATCTGATTCTCGTTCCGGCTCTCGGCTCGCACGTTCGCCGCGTTCGCCGGAGCATCCGGAGAGGATCAACAATACCAGCAACGTAAGCGATCGGCGGACTTGGCGGGCTGACGGGGGCTCGGGGCGGGTGAAATGCATGTCGATGTCTCGCGGGTGCGGAGTGGCAGTGGGTTATCGATACCCTGCCGAATCGGTCCAGGTCGATGCCAATTGCGCCAGATCAATCTTTACCCGTGTCCGCATCATGCTGTTTACTAGGCCAAATTCCCCTTCTGTGTCCCGCCAAGAAAGTGTTGTCGAATGGATTCGCACCGCCTCACCCCCGTTGTTCCTGCTTCTTCCATTTCGGCGTCGGTTATCATGACGACGTTCCGGTCGCCCCAATACCTGCATCAAGTGTTGCAGGGGTTTGCCAATCAGTCGGTCCGGGAGTTCGAGATCGTGGTGGGCGAAGACGGCCGCACCGAGCAGACGCGTGCGGTGATTGATTCGTTCGCGACGCGCACCGATTTCCAGATCCGCTACGTTTCCCAGACGCACCAGGGATTCGGCAAAACGCGGATCTTGAATCGTGCGATCGACGCGGCCGCGAGTGACTATTTGATCTTTACCGATGGCGACTGTGTGCCGCGTCGCGATTTCGTCGCCCAACACCTACGACTGGCCGCGCCGGGCCGGTTCTTGTCCGGCGGTTGCTACCGGCTGAACCGAGAGTTGACCAATCGCATTCTGGCCAGCAAAGTGGCGTACAACGAATTCACCGATCCGGGCTGGTTGAAGCAACATGGCAACGATGTGCCGGCAAAATGGTTGTGGATCCAAGGCCATCCGGGGCTGGCCAAGGCACTGGATCTGGCCACCACGACCCGTCCGACATTCAATGGGCACAATGCATCGGCTTGGAAATCGGATGTGGTGCGCGCCAACGGTTTTAACCACGAAATGCGATATGGCGGATTGGACCGGGAACTGGGCGAACGTTTGGAGAACGCCGGTGTCTTAGGCATGCAGATTCGACACCGTGCGGTCTGCTATCACTTGGACCATGATCGCGGCTATGTCAACGACCAGGATTGGCAGCGCAATCGCGAGATCCGCCGATTGGTTCGTAAGACGGGCGTGACGCGGGCGGTCGAGGGGTTGGACCAGATCAGGGCCGCTTGATGGGGGCAGGACGATGGGGGCAAAACAATATGAGGCAGAATGATACGGGGCAGAATGATGGGGAGGCGCGGTGATGGAATGGGCCGATGCGGTGACGCTTTGTGGGGGCGGTGTTCGTCTGGAATTGCTCGATCCGCGACACCATGAGGATCTGGTCGATTCGACGCGCGACGGTCGCTTGTGGGAGCTTTGGTACACGAGCGTTCCCGCACCCGATGCGATGGCCGCAGAAATTTCGCGTCGCCTGGAGCTGTATCAGCGGCGGTTGATGGTGCCGT containing:
- a CDS encoding STAS domain-containing protein, with the translated sequence MSSPSAVEIHFHDSSMVVSPSLKVINRRKSAGQISSRVSAELDQPRECLVTDVVIDLGQVTWISSAGLNELIRLQAQSRASGVNLRLRSLSETVRDVFRITRLERMFEFEGLGDDEFAVAAPTAEIEGAAAAQATVSV
- a CDS encoding alpha/beta hydrolase; translation: MHFTRPEPPSARQVRRSLTLLVLLILSGCSGERGERASREPERESDAIAERIEQETEVAEAIPDPATASPDRSGQPDQLQEPLAPFLPGPPPPAMAMESPMSGEPAIESESPGPEPDRAATGPFGSLPAGATHDAGQAFATVAVYYATDRQRDSVPLSAYNITGNRDALVLLGGSAIVFLALSGLNLLRRRSQVALGFAAFGSVSLAAASVVLLSGTANIEKHGVTYNGDRGSLVKGIAKVTVPDTHQRGVVERPSLLRFEVRENQQDHIVLTSAVELSETDFHRQLADTVALSPRQDLLVFVHGYNVDFQSAIRRTAQIAVDLPFEGVPVCYSWPSQGTLLGYTIDENNAAWTQSHLKQFLLDLAQESGARSINVVAHSMGNRPTTGAMVEIGWEQRASGDDHARLFDRVVLAAPDVDADRFRRDLAPALTSIADHVTLYASSDDQALIASKQVHGYPRAGESGDDIVVVPGIETIDVSGIDLSLLGHSYYGDTPSMLQDLFLLVRNRLPAPQRPQLVPRPQGNETYWQLIGPPETASRFTAEPLPMK
- a CDS encoding glycosyltransferase, with the translated sequence MTTFRSPQYLHQVLQGFANQSVREFEIVVGEDGRTEQTRAVIDSFATRTDFQIRYVSQTHQGFGKTRILNRAIDAAASDYLIFTDGDCVPRRDFVAQHLRLAAPGRFLSGGCYRLNRELTNRILASKVAYNEFTDPGWLKQHGNDVPAKWLWIQGHPGLAKALDLATTTRPTFNGHNASAWKSDVVRANGFNHEMRYGGLDRELGERLENAGVLGMQIRHRAVCYHLDHDRGYVNDQDWQRNREIRRLVRKTGVTRAVEGLDQIRAA